From Bacteroidota bacterium, a single genomic window includes:
- a CDS encoding DUF3291 domain-containing protein, which produces MIFMRITVTSIQLRSPWQFFKLSNHGRKIQAQAKKSAGFVKMKNTGWGKLHYTLSVWDSEAEMKAFVRTGAHMEAMKQSAALSHEIRTYTYESESFPDWKEAKRLLLENGKIIKFA; this is translated from the coding sequence ATGATCTTCATGCGCATCACCGTCACCTCGATTCAACTCCGTAGTCCTTGGCAGTTTTTTAAGCTCAGCAACCATGGCCGCAAGATTCAGGCGCAAGCCAAAAAGAGTGCGGGATTCGTGAAGATGAAGAATACCGGCTGGGGAAAACTGCATTATACCCTGAGCGTATGGGATTCTGAGGCCGAAATGAAAGCCTTCGTGCGGACCGGCGCGCACATGGAGGCGATGAAGCAAAGCGCCGCGCTTTCGCATGAAATCCGAACCTATACCTATGAGAGTGAATCGTTTCCAGATTGGAAAGAGGCAAAACGGCTTCTGCTGGAAAATGGTAAAATCATAAAATTTGCTTGA
- the wcaF gene encoding colanic acid biosynthesis acetyltransferase WcaF has protein sequence MDQQLPKTDLSRFNNDWFDEGASKFKWLLWFMANGLFVNTPLNPFNALRIFVLRAFGAKIGKGVILKHRVNVKFPWNLEIGDHCWIGEAVWIENQGKVTIGNNCCLSQGVVMMTGNHNYKKVTFDLIVRPIVLEDGVWLGAGSMVTQGVTCFSHSVLGVAAVASFDLEPYTIYAGNPCQILRKRVMEAE, from the coding sequence ATGGATCAACAGCTCCCCAAGACCGATCTCTCCCGCTTCAACAACGATTGGTTTGATGAAGGGGCGAGCAAATTCAAATGGCTGTTGTGGTTCATGGCCAACGGACTTTTTGTCAACACGCCCCTCAATCCCTTCAATGCACTGAGAATCTTTGTTTTGCGCGCATTTGGCGCCAAGATCGGCAAAGGTGTTATTCTCAAGCACAGGGTCAACGTCAAGTTTCCCTGGAACCTCGAAATTGGGGATCATTGCTGGATTGGCGAGGCCGTTTGGATCGAAAATCAAGGCAAAGTGACCATTGGCAACAACTGCTGCCTGTCACAAGGTGTGGTGATGATGACCGGGAACCACAACTACAAAAAGGTCACCTTTGATTTGATCGTGAGGCCGATTGTCCTGGAAGACGGCGTTTGGCTGGGTGCAGGTTCGATGGTGACACAGGGCGTGACGTGCTTCAGCCATTCGGTGTTGGGAGTCGCGGCTGTGGCGAGTTTCGATCTGGAGCCCTACACCATTTATGCCGGCAACCCTTGCCAAATTTTACGCAAACGGGTGATGGAAGCCGAATGA
- a CDS encoding magnesium chelatase: MNMHQDPPKISTFGALKAAGYRSRSIKDELRDNLIVKLKAGEEVFPGVYGYEDTVIPDVERAILSRHNMILLGLRGQAKTRLARQMVALLDEWIPVVYGSELQDDPFAPLSRGAVELLAQHGDDTRIGWLHRSERYAEKLATPDVSVADLIGDLDPIKAANLRLSYADEKVIHFGLIPRSNRSIFVINELPDLQARIQVALFNILQEGDIQIRGFKLRLPLDIQFVFTANPEDYTNRGSIVTPLKDRIESQILTHYPKTLEIGQKITQQEAHVAADAKERVHLHPVLGRLVEQIAIEARGSEFVDQKSGVSARLTISALENLVSAAERRCLRTHSADVHARVSDLWGVIPAITGKIELVYEGEQEGPAIVAQNLIGKAIRSQFVEYFPNPEDLRKNSKENPYEAVIRWFGAGNKLDMLLDLGDAEYAATLQKVPGLEAIVTKYQADAQGLEKLFLMEFVLHGLAEFSLIGKTRLEKGLVFQDLMSGLLSGGFGSADEDEEEDY, translated from the coding sequence ATGAATATGCACCAAGATCCTCCCAAAATTTCGACGTTTGGCGCGCTCAAGGCCGCCGGCTACCGCTCACGGTCCATCAAAGATGAGCTCCGCGACAACCTGATTGTCAAGCTCAAAGCGGGCGAAGAAGTCTTTCCCGGCGTTTACGGCTACGAAGACACCGTCATTCCCGACGTCGAACGCGCCATTTTGAGCCGCCACAACATGATCCTGCTGGGCCTTCGGGGTCAAGCCAAAACCCGCCTTGCCCGCCAAATGGTGGCTTTGTTGGACGAATGGATTCCAGTTGTGTATGGTTCTGAATTGCAAGACGATCCATTTGCACCGTTAAGCCGCGGCGCGGTCGAACTGCTCGCCCAACACGGCGACGATACCCGCATCGGTTGGCTGCACCGCAGCGAACGCTACGCCGAAAAACTCGCCACACCTGACGTTTCCGTCGCTGACTTGATTGGCGACCTCGACCCGATCAAGGCAGCCAACCTCCGCCTGAGCTATGCCGATGAAAAGGTCATTCACTTTGGCCTGATTCCCCGCAGCAACCGCAGCATCTTCGTGATCAACGAATTGCCTGACTTGCAGGCCCGCATCCAAGTCGCCTTGTTCAACATCTTGCAGGAAGGCGACATTCAAATCCGCGGCTTCAAGTTGCGTTTGCCACTCGACATTCAGTTTGTATTCACGGCAAATCCAGAGGACTACACCAACCGTGGCAGCATCGTGACGCCCCTCAAGGACCGCATCGAAAGCCAAATCCTGACGCATTACCCCAAAACCCTGGAAATCGGCCAAAAAATCACGCAGCAAGAGGCGCATGTCGCCGCCGATGCCAAGGAAAGGGTGCATCTGCATCCCGTTTTGGGCCGCTTGGTCGAGCAGATCGCCATCGAGGCCCGCGGCAGCGAATTCGTAGATCAAAAAAGCGGGGTTTCCGCTCGTCTCACCATTTCCGCCTTGGAAAACCTCGTGAGCGCCGCCGAAAGACGTTGCCTTCGTACGCACTCAGCAGACGTTCATGCGCGCGTCAGCGACCTTTGGGGCGTGATTCCAGCCATCACAGGCAAAATCGAATTGGTCTATGAAGGCGAACAGGAAGGTCCGGCCATCGTCGCCCAAAATCTGATCGGCAAGGCGATTCGTTCGCAGTTTGTCGAATATTTCCCAAATCCCGAGGATTTGCGCAAAAACAGCAAGGAGAATCCCTACGAGGCCGTGATCCGATGGTTTGGTGCGGGCAACAAGTTGGACATGTTGCTTGACCTGGGTGATGCCGAGTACGCCGCCACCCTCCAAAAGGTTCCGGGCCTTGAAGCCATCGTGACAAAGTATCAAGCTGATGCACAAGGACTTGAAAAGCTGTTTCTGATGGAGTTTGTCTTGCATGGCTTGGCGGAGTTTTCCCTGATCGGCAAAACTCGGCTCGAAAAGGGTTTGGTCTTCCAAGATCTGATGAGCGGTCTGCTCAGTGGGGGATTTGGATCTGCTGACGAAGACGAAGAAGAGGATTATTGA
- a CDS encoding HEAT repeat domain-containing protein encodes MRRDNSNHQEEGFHLLQAHAAHFVEELMTEFRAETDYGLKCWLLELLGHARSEKAFELFKEQLSVGNLSYRDWAIVGLQKLNTKESRALLTERGFNLR; translated from the coding sequence ATGCGCCGCGACAATTCCAACCATCAGGAGGAAGGCTTTCACCTCTTGCAAGCCCATGCGGCCCATTTTGTCGAGGAACTGATGACCGAATTCCGTGCGGAGACCGATTATGGTCTCAAATGTTGGCTCCTCGAATTGCTCGGCCATGCACGTTCGGAAAAAGCCTTCGAATTGTTCAAGGAGCAACTTTCCGTTGGGAATTTGTCCTACCGTGACTGGGCGATTGTCGGCTTGCAGAAGCTCAATACCAAGGAAAGCAGGGCCCTGCTCACCGAGCGTGGGTTTAACTTGCGCTAG
- a CDS encoding response regulator, whose amino-acid sequence MVTTFLIDDERNCTDLLRVMLEKYCTDIVVTGIFNDPEEALAKIKSDRPQLVFLDIEMPRLNGFDLLQQCHPLDFKVVFTTAYDQYAVRAFKFNALDYLLKPIDKQELIQAVEKATRASAPAPERLEAARMLRETPMPSRIALPVGQELVFVEVADILYCESDGSYVSVFLQQQTRPVVLSKSLREFEELLNNPDFFRAHNSYLVNLKQVQKIVRTDGGEIFMRNGKSLPVARAKKAELLGMIAKL is encoded by the coding sequence ATGGTCACAACCTTCCTGATCGACGACGAACGCAACTGCACGGATTTGTTGCGCGTGATGCTCGAAAAATACTGCACCGACATCGTCGTGACGGGCATCTTCAACGATCCGGAGGAGGCGCTGGCAAAAATCAAGTCCGATCGCCCGCAATTGGTGTTCCTCGATATCGAAATGCCACGCCTGAATGGCTTCGACCTCCTGCAACAATGCCATCCGCTGGATTTCAAGGTCGTTTTCACCACCGCTTATGACCAATATGCCGTGCGTGCATTCAAATTCAACGCATTGGACTATCTCCTCAAACCGATTGACAAACAGGAACTGATTCAAGCCGTCGAAAAAGCTACCCGCGCAAGCGCTCCCGCACCCGAGCGTCTCGAGGCCGCGCGTATGTTGCGCGAGACTCCGATGCCCAGCCGCATCGCGCTGCCCGTGGGGCAGGAATTGGTCTTCGTAGAAGTCGCCGACATCCTTTATTGCGAATCAGACGGCAGCTACGTTTCTGTGTTCCTCCAGCAACAAACCCGACCCGTCGTGCTCTCCAAAAGCCTCCGCGAATTCGAAGAATTGCTCAACAATCCCGATTTTTTCAGGGCCCACAATTCCTACCTCGTGAATCTCAAACAAGTGCAGAAAATCGTGCGGACCGACGGCGGCGAAATTTTTATGCGGAATGGAAAATCACTCCCTGTCGCGCGGGCCAAAAAAGCTGAATTGCTCGGAATGATCGCCAAATTGTAG
- a CDS encoding MBL fold metallo-hydrolase yields MKIQTIGHACMVLRDDDGSPILITDPWLVGSAYWRSWWLQNYPKEAELEELTKTQYVYLTHEHGDHFHPASIRRLGTGPTYVAPALPQEQMAKYLSRVGYKTKVLEPLQWHQLHPKVSVLSIPLPNDDSVLLLDTPTAFIVNLNDSKPMKYQLRRVRKYIDAHVGSKKVILLSSYSPASPVNSFRKDSKVVSMKDKRDYVARCCELSEVLRADFFMPFASQIILYRQDSKWANPYRVSTDDLRENWTAKATTLCMPYSTIDLDQFTNWHVAENEYYRDEEMILQKVSAQEALEKQVVFSAQDRENLRQKLRFSRLILPMLFRKGIGFHVDGQEFTFKPWGGKMVEGIQNPSFSLMMPGQALIDCHKTGHFADLGITMFTLIILNGKTNPKMVYLFFLLIGLHDYHHWWSWGNLWKWFRTSLRLNKWKIPALRGAEV; encoded by the coding sequence ATGAAAATCCAGACGATTGGCCATGCTTGCATGGTGTTGCGGGACGACGATGGGAGCCCGATTCTGATCACCGATCCTTGGTTGGTCGGTTCGGCTTATTGGCGGAGTTGGTGGTTGCAAAACTATCCCAAGGAGGCGGAATTGGAGGAACTGACCAAAACCCAATACGTTTATCTCACCCACGAGCACGGGGACCATTTCCATCCGGCGAGCATCCGAAGGTTGGGAACAGGGCCGACTTATGTGGCGCCCGCCTTGCCGCAGGAGCAAATGGCCAAGTATTTGAGCCGCGTCGGTTACAAGACCAAAGTGTTGGAGCCCTTGCAATGGCATCAGCTTCACCCCAAAGTGAGCGTACTGAGCATTCCGCTACCCAATGACGATTCGGTTTTGCTGCTTGATACGCCCACGGCGTTTATCGTGAACCTCAACGACAGCAAGCCGATGAAGTACCAGCTGCGCCGGGTACGCAAGTACATCGATGCCCATGTCGGCTCGAAAAAGGTCATTTTGCTCAGCAGCTATTCGCCGGCAAGCCCGGTCAATAGCTTTCGCAAGGACAGCAAAGTGGTGAGCATGAAAGACAAACGCGACTACGTCGCACGCTGCTGCGAACTGAGCGAAGTCTTGCGCGCCGACTTTTTCATGCCATTCGCCAGTCAGATTATTCTTTACCGTCAAGACTCCAAGTGGGCCAATCCCTACCGTGTCAGCACCGACGACCTCCGCGAGAACTGGACCGCCAAGGCGACGACGCTTTGCATGCCCTATTCGACCATCGACCTCGACCAATTCACCAACTGGCACGTTGCGGAAAATGAGTATTACCGCGATGAGGAGATGATTTTGCAGAAGGTCAGTGCCCAGGAAGCCCTGGAAAAGCAGGTGGTATTCAGTGCGCAAGACCGTGAAAACCTTCGCCAAAAACTCCGGTTTAGCCGCCTGATTTTGCCCATGCTCTTCAGAAAAGGCATCGGATTTCATGTGGACGGGCAGGAATTCACGTTCAAGCCGTGGGGCGGAAAAATGGTCGAAGGCATTCAGAATCCAAGTTTTTCGTTGATGATGCCGGGCCAAGCGTTGATTGATTGCCACAAAACAGGCCACTTCGCCGATTTGGGCATCACAATGTTCACACTGATTATCCTCAACGGCAAGACCAATCCCAAAATGGTCTATCTCTTTTTCCTGCTGATTGGCCTCCATGATTACCACCATTGGTGGAGCTGGGGCAATCTCTGGAAATGGTTCCGGACGAGTTTGAGACTGAACAAATGGAAGATTCCGGCGCTTCGTGGGGCGGAAGTTTGA
- a CDS encoding right-handed parallel beta-helix repeat-containing protein — MKSKITLTLLFLLACRLSAATWYVATTGNDANPGTLTDPLLTLDEAILQANPGDVIELRGGNYISNEVRVTKSNLTIRSYPGEWAVLTAVTNVENTASCIWYNEPDVNGGTLENLEIIGGYYYGVSFETNWDWGGAPQDRHGVSNITIRNCKIHDTGRDCIKIKPGCDGIQILGCELYNSGVGPGNALDPNAEGIDNVNGDGMVVRNCHIHHTSTSGVYAKGGADGCIIDENLIRETGEAGILLGFYTDAEYFDEVANPGMFECRNSIARNNIIVNTGGAGIGFFAAQNCRAEHNTVVTASPSFHSPLFISKGDIWVSNSLTLTPSNENITVINNIFVDESGTGQDDYTVQVREGALTGTNTINHNIFQKTTGTATFDDGIAWPAMTFAQWQSTMGLDAQSQEVDPDLDSEYHLNAGSPAVDAAMASSTTYDYDFNLRAGTADIGADEFGAGTNLSTPPQTGVIGTGSPNTLQSATPAQGMLEIQVWPNPSSEIIHVQADRERINALSVVDLAGRIVLQSKVAEFSVAEVPAGIYCLQVHTTKGQQTIRIQIVH; from the coding sequence ATGAAATCAAAAATCACCCTCACCCTTCTTTTTCTGCTGGCCTGTCGACTTTCCGCTGCGACTTGGTATGTGGCCACGACGGGCAACGATGCCAATCCCGGCACACTCACCGACCCGCTGCTGACCCTCGATGAAGCTATCTTGCAGGCCAATCCGGGCGATGTGATCGAACTTCGAGGCGGGAACTATATCAGCAATGAAGTCCGCGTCACCAAAAGCAACCTTACCATCCGCTCCTACCCCGGCGAATGGGCTGTACTTACCGCTGTCACGAATGTCGAAAACACCGCAAGCTGCATTTGGTACAATGAGCCGGATGTAAACGGCGGCACATTGGAAAACCTTGAAATCATCGGCGGCTATTATTACGGCGTGAGTTTCGAGACGAATTGGGATTGGGGTGGCGCTCCGCAAGACCGTCACGGGGTCAGTAACATCACGATTCGCAATTGCAAAATCCACGATACCGGACGAGACTGCATCAAAATCAAGCCTGGATGCGATGGAATTCAAATCCTTGGCTGCGAATTGTACAATTCGGGCGTAGGACCGGGCAATGCCCTTGATCCAAATGCAGAAGGCATTGACAACGTCAACGGCGATGGAATGGTCGTGCGCAATTGCCATATCCATCATACCTCCACCTCGGGCGTCTATGCCAAAGGGGGCGCAGATGGTTGTATCATCGACGAAAACCTGATCCGTGAAACGGGCGAGGCAGGCATTTTGCTGGGTTTTTATACCGATGCCGAATACTTTGACGAAGTCGCCAATCCGGGCATGTTTGAATGTCGCAACAGCATTGCACGCAACAACATCATCGTCAACACAGGCGGAGCTGGAATCGGATTTTTTGCCGCCCAAAACTGCCGAGCCGAACACAACACGGTTGTCACCGCCTCCCCGAGCTTTCACAGCCCATTGTTCATTTCCAAAGGCGATATTTGGGTCAGCAATAGCCTCACACTCACCCCATCCAATGAGAACATCACTGTGATCAACAATATTTTTGTGGACGAAAGCGGCACAGGCCAAGACGACTACACGGTACAGGTTCGTGAAGGCGCACTTACAGGCACCAACACGATCAATCACAATATTTTCCAAAAGACGACAGGCACAGCAACTTTTGACGACGGCATCGCTTGGCCCGCAATGACCTTCGCCCAATGGCAATCCACCATGGGGTTGGATGCACAAAGTCAGGAAGTAGATCCTGATTTGGATTCAGAATATCACCTGAATGCTGGAAGTCCGGCGGTTGATGCCGCAATGGCCTCGAGCACAACCTATGATTATGATTTTAACCTCCGCGCTGGAACGGCAGACATCGGCGCCGACGAATTTGGGGCCGGAACAAACCTCAGCACACCGCCACAAACTGGCGTGATCGGTACTGGTTCGCCCAATACCTTGCAATCGGCCACCCCCGCGCAAGGAATGCTGGAAATTCAAGTTTGGCCCAATCCCTCATCAGAAATTATTCACGTTCAAGCAGATAGGGAACGGATCAACGCGCTGTCGGTGGTGGACCTCGCGGGACGAATCGTGCTGCAATCAAAGGTTGCTGAATTTTCAGTTGCCGAAGTTCCAGCAGGAATCTATTGTCTGCAGGTTCATACGACCAAGGGTCAACAAACCATTCGAATTCAAATTGTACACTGA
- a CDS encoding histidine kinase: protein MRLCLLFMLTCWSFAMAQPPRHFRHFTEKDGLSDSRVQAIVRDGQGFLWVGTANGLNRYDGYNFKHYLPDPIHPERSVCNELIHDLKIDQKGQMWIATANGLNRYNPQNQTFRKWINEGRNDGSLPNPLIWNLAMDAQDRLWLSVDNKGLCRYDAATDKFIVYPWREFVRKTFPERLPDAYLKIYQIDQRSPTAFWLQTNIGVFSFDWKQERFAYHPMPKSFPIATSVTNCKEETYFGSWYQNLLRYDPCAGEWTQICIPAPNAPECTGQHVTNIWPYKGGKLILTQLGIYWLPNGGFQVQAIQGFEHEEEELPRGIVHKAFTDNDQGLWLGGESGLWLAEPQQLNFKYVPLRDQAIFDNANCYPRFLELPGRRLLTLNFYYHQLLLIRNGETEKSIDLPPKSALLHRDRSGKIWVGGGNQLFNFDLKNFELIPFPINAAGWIPPANGYFQDMAEDHEGNFWFAHFNNGALVWKPKTQTWWIPDSSQGFISKHVTSIVTDSAHATVYLGTEDYGLFVYDAKTNQFELFQHDPSNPESSLAAYTVFDLCLDPDGAVWAATDPGGVSRFDPKAPAGQQFFNIRAQNGLPGNRVTNLLFDQRGRLWVCTLGGLACLDKTTGRIRAFTKDDGLPKEFLDQALSLMEDGSILNSTVYGYFKFHPDSLLQENPQSEVHLTSFKIFDSEIGDSLLLGGLKQLDLSWKQNYFQFEFASRDILSAGKTEYAYRLQGFDANWRKNGHRHVASYTNVPPGDYVLEVKSGIEGRWNTPGMRLPIHIAPPFWVTWWFRIAVILGCCALIYSIYRFRIRQIRREEALKTDFNHRIARTEMAALRAQMNPHFVFNCLSSINRFIMVNQPEEASAYLTKFSRLIRLILDNSRTDTVVLSKELEALKLYIEMEQMRFADRFEYSLEIDPQLQVEHLEIPPLLIQPYVENAIWHGLMHKKEGCMLTIRLYPQGKRLCIEIEDNGVGRAKAMELKSRSATAQKSHGMKVTSERLEVINRLYGTEATVETTDLFDEKGLAAGTRILLQL, encoded by the coding sequence ATGCGCCTTTGTCTCCTTTTCATGCTGACTTGTTGGAGCTTCGCGATGGCGCAGCCACCCCGGCATTTTAGACATTTCACGGAAAAGGACGGCTTGAGCGACAGCAGGGTGCAAGCCATCGTCCGCGACGGACAAGGATTTCTCTGGGTAGGCACCGCCAATGGCCTCAATCGCTACGACGGCTACAACTTCAAGCACTATCTTCCCGATCCGATTCACCCTGAGCGATCCGTCTGCAACGAACTGATCCACGATCTCAAAATTGACCAAAAAGGACAAATGTGGATCGCCACCGCCAACGGACTCAATCGTTACAATCCTCAAAACCAGACCTTTCGCAAATGGATCAATGAAGGTCGAAACGATGGTTCGTTGCCCAATCCCTTGATTTGGAACCTGGCAATGGATGCACAGGATCGGTTGTGGCTGTCGGTTGATAACAAAGGATTGTGTAGGTATGACGCTGCCACGGACAAGTTTATCGTCTATCCTTGGCGCGAATTTGTGCGAAAAACCTTTCCGGAGAGGCTGCCGGATGCCTATCTGAAGATCTATCAAATCGATCAAAGGTCACCCACGGCATTTTGGCTACAAACCAACATTGGCGTCTTTTCATTCGACTGGAAGCAAGAACGGTTTGCCTACCATCCGATGCCCAAGTCATTTCCAATCGCCACCTCCGTCACGAATTGCAAGGAGGAAACCTATTTTGGCAGTTGGTACCAAAATCTGCTTCGCTATGATCCTTGCGCTGGAGAATGGACCCAAATCTGCATTCCAGCGCCAAACGCGCCTGAATGTACAGGACAACATGTCACCAATATTTGGCCTTACAAAGGCGGGAAGCTGATTCTGACGCAACTGGGCATTTATTGGTTGCCCAATGGTGGTTTCCAAGTTCAGGCGATCCAAGGTTTTGAACATGAGGAGGAAGAATTGCCGCGCGGAATCGTTCACAAGGCTTTTACAGACAACGACCAAGGACTCTGGCTGGGCGGCGAATCCGGGCTTTGGCTGGCCGAACCACAGCAACTGAACTTCAAGTACGTTCCCCTCCGTGACCAGGCGATTTTTGACAATGCCAATTGTTATCCCCGCTTTTTGGAATTGCCAGGCCGACGGCTTTTGACCCTCAATTTCTATTACCATCAATTGCTCTTGATTCGAAACGGCGAAACGGAAAAAAGCATCGACCTTCCGCCAAAATCGGCATTGTTGCACCGCGATCGTTCCGGAAAAATCTGGGTTGGCGGGGGGAATCAGCTTTTCAACTTTGATCTTAAGAACTTCGAATTGATTCCATTCCCGATCAATGCCGCAGGCTGGATTCCGCCAGCAAATGGGTATTTTCAGGACATGGCCGAAGACCACGAAGGAAACTTTTGGTTTGCGCATTTCAACAACGGCGCATTGGTCTGGAAACCGAAAACACAAACTTGGTGGATCCCGGACAGCAGCCAAGGGTTTATCAGCAAGCATGTTACATCCATTGTGACCGATAGCGCACACGCAACGGTCTATCTCGGGACCGAGGACTACGGGTTGTTTGTGTATGACGCCAAAACCAATCAGTTCGAGCTTTTCCAGCACGATCCTTCCAACCCGGAAAGCAGCCTTGCGGCGTATACTGTTTTTGATTTGTGTTTGGACCCCGATGGTGCGGTTTGGGCAGCCACAGACCCTGGCGGTGTTTCCCGGTTTGATCCCAAAGCCCCCGCGGGCCAGCAATTCTTCAACATTCGCGCCCAAAACGGGCTTCCGGGAAACCGTGTCACCAACTTGCTGTTTGATCAGCGCGGACGACTTTGGGTCTGTACTTTGGGCGGATTGGCTTGCTTGGACAAAACCACGGGTCGCATTCGTGCTTTTACCAAGGATGATGGCCTTCCAAAGGAATTTCTGGATCAGGCTTTGTCATTGATGGAAGACGGCAGCATCCTGAACAGCACGGTGTACGGCTATTTCAAGTTCCATCCTGATAGCCTCCTGCAGGAAAATCCGCAATCGGAGGTTCACTTGACCTCTTTCAAAATCTTTGACTCCGAAATCGGGGATTCGCTGTTGCTCGGCGGGCTCAAACAGCTGGATTTGAGCTGGAAACAGAACTATTTCCAATTCGAATTTGCCAGCCGCGACATCTTGTCGGCGGGAAAAACGGAATATGCGTACCGCCTTCAGGGTTTTGATGCCAATTGGCGAAAAAACGGCCATCGGCATGTGGCGAGCTATACCAATGTACCCCCCGGCGATTACGTTTTGGAGGTGAAGTCGGGCATCGAAGGTCGCTGGAACACGCCTGGAATGCGCTTGCCCATCCATATCGCGCCCCCATTTTGGGTAACTTGGTGGTTCCGTATTGCGGTCATTTTGGGATGCTGCGCCTTGATTTACAGCATTTACAGGTTCCGAATCCGGCAAATTAGACGTGAGGAAGCACTCAAAACCGATTTCAACCATCGGATTGCCCGCACCGAAATGGCGGCATTGCGCGCGCAGATGAATCCGCATTTTGTATTCAATTGCCTGAGCTCGATCAACCGGTTCATCATGGTGAATCAACCCGAGGAGGCATCGGCCTATTTGACCAAGTTTTCGCGGTTGATCCGACTGATCCTGGACAATTCCCGCACCGATACCGTCGTGCTGAGCAAGGAATTGGAGGCACTCAAGCTCTATATCGAAATGGAGCAAATGCGCTTTGCCGATCGCTTTGAATATTCCTTGGAAATCGATCCGCAGCTTCAAGTTGAGCACTTGGAGATTCCACCGTTGCTGATCCAACCTTACGTCGAAAATGCCATTTGGCATGGGTTGATGCACAAAAAAGAAGGATGTATGCTCACCATCCGGTTGTACCCGCAGGGAAAACGTCTTTGCATTGAAATCGAAGACAACGGCGTCGGGCGGGCCAAAGCCATGGAACTCAAAAGCCGTTCGGCGACGGCCCAAAAATCACATGGCATGAAGGTGACTTCCGAGCGCTTGGAGGTCATCAACCGCCTTTACGGGACGGAGGCGACCGTGGAAACCACGGATTTGTTCGATGAAAAAGGCTTGGCCGCAGGTACCCGCATTCTCCTTCAACTTTGA
- a CDS encoding glycosyltransferase produces MKVSIITVVYNGAATIASAVDSVVAQDHPDIEYIVIDGGSKDNTVDILKSYGDKIAVLVSEKDKGIYDAMNKGLARATGDVIGILNADDFYTDTDVISAVVAELTRTGKDSMIGDLIFVTPENLDHVVRFYSSEGFTLRKFEHGDMPPHPTFFVRREVYQRLGNFDTQYRITSDFDLMLRFLYKAKISWSYLPKVMVTMRTGGLTNQGIKSKIKLNREIIASMRNNGLPSGTFRVYSKYFTKVFQLLRRPKSLRKQRKD; encoded by the coding sequence ATGAAAGTAAGCATCATCACCGTCGTGTACAATGGCGCTGCGACCATCGCCTCGGCGGTGGATTCCGTGGTCGCACAGGACCATCCCGACATCGAATACATCGTCATCGACGGCGGCAGCAAGGACAACACCGTCGACATCCTGAAAAGTTATGGCGACAAGATCGCCGTACTTGTCTCGGAAAAGGACAAAGGCATCTACGATGCGATGAACAAAGGCCTCGCACGCGCCACCGGTGACGTGATCGGCATCCTCAATGCCGATGATTTTTATACCGATACAGACGTCATTTCCGCCGTTGTCGCCGAACTGACCCGCACCGGCAAAGACAGCATGATCGGCGACCTGATATTCGTGACGCCCGAAAACCTCGACCATGTCGTGCGGTTTTACAGTTCGGAGGGTTTTACGCTCCGCAAGTTTGAGCATGGCGACATGCCGCCGCATCCGACCTTTTTTGTGCGGCGCGAAGTTTATCAGCGCCTTGGCAATTTTGATACGCAGTACCGCATCACGAGTGACTTTGACCTTATGCTGCGGTTTTTGTACAAAGCCAAAATAAGTTGGTCATATTTGCCCAAGGTCATGGTCACGATGCGCACGGGCGGATTGACCAACCAAGGCATCAAAAGCAAAATCAAACTCAACCGCGAAATCATCGCGTCGATGCGCAACAATGGCTTGCCATCCGGGACTTTCAGGGTGTATTCGAAGTATTTCACCAAGGTTTTTCAGCTCCTGAGACGCCCAAAATCTCTACGCAAGCAGCGCAAAGATTGA